One region of Azoarcus sp. CIB genomic DNA includes:
- the tagF gene encoding type VI secretion system-associated protein TagF, protein MRGPTIHATGYFGKLPARGDFVKGGGSAQLIAMLDRWISESMNLLSTDPRWRIPYDSMSPVHFAFVGPRSRLSVVGHLQPSHDASSRRFPFLVASTIESEAGHAHPGPLALSSLWEKFGHLVGLARTADEPASMLHALARIDCAQELAHMAQPSGADAVPDSITIADIDRLLEHDGHAGNARRTILSLGVLLRPLLGSNRPTIERGLRLPLPSDVGLRDALAQVWLNVISGFLRNTPCELQLLQASVAGRNTLVVGFNGASPLPLVSLISPGSAPDAVVSLEAPEWIDTHPDLVGDYGIAKLSSYLAQPGTTLATALATFREVFFGE, encoded by the coding sequence ATGAGGGGCCCCACCATTCACGCCACCGGCTATTTCGGCAAGCTGCCCGCGCGCGGCGATTTTGTGAAGGGAGGCGGATCGGCGCAACTGATCGCGATGCTCGACCGCTGGATATCGGAAAGCATGAACCTGCTGTCGACCGATCCCCGTTGGCGCATTCCGTACGACAGCATGAGCCCAGTCCACTTCGCCTTTGTCGGCCCGCGCAGCCGCCTCTCGGTCGTCGGCCATCTCCAGCCGAGCCACGACGCATCCTCGCGACGCTTTCCCTTCCTCGTCGCATCGACCATCGAGTCGGAGGCCGGGCATGCCCACCCCGGGCCGCTGGCCCTGTCGTCCCTTTGGGAAAAGTTCGGGCACCTCGTCGGTCTTGCCCGAACCGCCGACGAACCGGCCTCCATGCTGCACGCGCTCGCGCGCATCGACTGCGCACAGGAACTCGCACACATGGCACAACCGTCCGGCGCCGACGCGGTGCCCGATTCAATCACCATTGCGGACATCGACCGCCTGCTCGAGCACGATGGCCACGCCGGAAACGCGCGCCGCACCATCTTGTCCCTCGGTGTGCTGCTGCGACCGCTGCTCGGCAGCAACAGACCGACGATCGAACGCGGCCTGCGCTTGCCCTTGCCGAGCGACGTCGGGCTGCGGGACGCGCTGGCACAAGTCTGGCTGAACGTCATCAGCGGTTTCCTTAGGAATACCCCTTGCGAACTCCAGCTGCTGCAGGCGTCGGTTGCCGGACGCAATACGCTCGTTGTCGGATTCAACGGCGCGTCGCCACTGCCGCTCGTCAGCCTGATCTCGCCGGGGAGTGCGCCCGACGCCGTCGTGAGCCTCGAAGCCCCCGAATGGATCGACACGCACCCCGACCTCGTCGGCGACTACGGAATCGCCAAGCTGTCGAGTTATCTCGCGCAGCCGGGGACGACCCTCGCCACAGCGCTCGCCACCTTCAGGGAAGTATTTTTCGGAGAATGA
- a CDS encoding OmpA family protein, whose product MILKLTSALAAGLLYAAAGMGAQPQQASAPDGMVYVTGTVPDESARVAIISRLRDLYGADKVVDRLDSGGVVAPPDWTGHVVKTLGNGIRNVRQGQLEVNGTQVTISGNVTNEARRQQVASEIATALNPTYTVNNGLRVPAGSQALLDQTLADRVVEFESGSAILTPTGISILDEMAAAIARLDRPRVDIIGHTDSTGNRMANVALSLARADAVKTYLAGKGIPAASLSALGAGPDRPVTPNDTPEGRARNRRIEFRLAE is encoded by the coding sequence ATGATCTTGAAACTCACTTCCGCACTCGCGGCGGGGCTGCTCTATGCTGCTGCAGGCATGGGCGCACAGCCCCAGCAAGCCTCTGCGCCGGACGGCATGGTGTACGTCACCGGAACGGTCCCCGACGAAAGCGCGCGCGTAGCCATCATTTCCCGCCTGCGCGACCTCTATGGGGCCGACAAGGTCGTCGACCGCCTCGATTCGGGGGGCGTCGTCGCCCCACCCGACTGGACCGGCCACGTTGTGAAGACGCTCGGCAACGGCATCCGCAACGTGCGCCAGGGGCAGCTCGAGGTTAACGGAACCCAGGTCACGATCAGCGGCAATGTCACCAACGAAGCCCGCCGGCAGCAAGTGGCCAGCGAAATTGCAACTGCGCTCAACCCGACCTACACCGTGAATAACGGTCTGCGTGTACCTGCCGGCTCCCAAGCGCTGCTCGATCAGACGCTCGCGGATCGTGTGGTCGAGTTCGAAAGCGGATCCGCGATCCTGACGCCAACCGGCATTTCCATTCTTGACGAGATGGCGGCAGCCATTGCCAGGCTCGATCGCCCGCGCGTCGACATCATCGGGCATACGGACTCCACCGGAAACCGGATGGCCAACGTCGCACTGAGCCTCGCCCGAGCCGACGCGGTCAAGACCTATCTTGCCGGCAAGGGTATCCCGGCGGCAAGTCTGAGCGCGCTGGGTGCGGGACCGGACCGGCCGGTGACGCCGAACGACACGCCGGAAGGCCGCGCGCGCAATCGCCGAATAGAATTCCGGCTCGCCGAGTGA